The genomic region CAGTAACGTCATGGGCACGCTGAACCTGCTCGAAGCGATTCGTCAGGTCGGCTGCGTGCGCGCCTGCGTGCTGGTGACCACCGACAAGGTCTACGCCAACAAGGAATGGCTGTGGCCATACCGCGAAGACGAAGCCCTTGGTGGCCACGATCCTTACAGCAGCAGCAAGGCCTGCTGTGAACTGCTCGCACAGTCTTATGCCGCGTCGTTTTTCCCCGCCGACAAATACGCCGAACACGGTCTGGCCCTGGCCACCGCGCGCGCCGGCAACGTCCTCGGCGGCGGTGATTTTGCCCCAGAGCGACTGATTCCCGACGTGCTCAAAGCCTGGACCGCCGACGAGCCGGTGACCCTGCGCTATCCGCAAGCCGTACGCCCGTGGCAGCACGCGCTGGAGCCGCTCGCCGGTTACCTGCAATTGGCCGCCGGCCTCTACGAGCAAGGGCCGGAATACGCTGGGGCGTGGAACTTCGGCCCGGGCGAGGCGGACATGTGCAGCGTTGGCGAAGTCGTCGAACTGCTCGCCAGCCGCTGGCCGCAAGCGCGTGGTCTGCGCATCGAAAAAAGCGAACTGCACGAGGCGGGTCTGTTGCGTCTGGACAGCAGCCGCGCGCGCCAACTGCTCGGCTGGCAACCACGCTGGACCTTGCAGGCATGCCTGACCCAGACCCTCGACTGGCACCTGGCGTGGCAGAACGGCGATGACATGCGCACCGTCACCCTCGGCCAATTGAACCTGTACCGAGGCGCGCTGTGAGCGAGTTTTCCCTGAAGGCGTTGCCGCTGGCCGGGTTGTTCAGCGTTCAGCACAAACGCTTCGAAGATCAGCGTGGGCACTTCGCCCGGCTGTTCTGCGAAGGCAGCCTGAGTGCGTTCGGCAGTGAATTCCATATCCGTCAGATCAACCATTCCTGCACTCGCGAGAAGGGCAGTGTGCGCGGTCTGCATTATCAGAATGGCAACGCCCCGGAAGCCAAACTGATCACCTGCCTGCGCGGTGAAGTGTGGGACGTGGCGGTGGATCTGCGTCCCGACTCCGAAACGTTTCTGCACTGGCACGCCGAGCACCTGAAGGCCGGTGATGGTCGCAGCCTGTTGATCCCGTCCGGGTTCGCCCACGGTTTCCAGACGCTGACCGAAGATGCCGAATTGCTTTACTTGCACAGCGCCGATTACGCGCCGGAGCATGAGGGCGGGCTGTCGGTGAACGATCCACGGTTGGCGATCGCCTGGCCGTTGCCTGTCAATAATTTGTCAGCGCGTGATTCCAGCCATCCCGCGCTCGATCAACACTTTGCTGGAGTGCGTCTATGAACTGCCGTGGGTGCGCCGCACCGCTGAGCCTGCCGCTGATCGACCTCGGCACCTCGCCACCGTCCAACGCTTACGTGCATGCCGATCGCCTGGAGCAGGCCGAGCAGTGGGTGCCGCTGAAGGTCGCGGTGTGCCAGCAATGCTGGTTGGTGCAGACCGAGGACTACACCAGCGCCGACAGTCTGTTCGACGCTGAGTACGCCTACTTCAGTTCGTTCTCCAGCACCTGGCTGGCCCATGCTGAGTGCTATGTCGCCGAGATGGTCGAGCGCTTCGGCCTGACTGCCGACAGCCGCGTGGTGGAAATCGCCGCCAACGACGGTTACCTGCTGCAGTACGTGGCCGGTCGCGGTATTCCGTGTCTGGGCGTCGAGCCGACGCGCAGCACTGCGCAAGCGGCGCGGGAAAAAGGCCTGGAAATCCGCGAACTGTTCTTCGGTCGCGACACTGCTGCGCAATTGAAAAGCGACGGCTGGGGCGCCGATCTGATGGCGGCCAACAACGTGCTCGCGCATGTGCCGGACATCAACGATTTCCTCGGCGGCTTCGCGACCCTGCTCAAGCCAACCGGCGTGGCCACCTTCGAATTCCCGCAACTGCTGACGCTGATGGCGGGCGCGCAGTTCGACACGCTGTATCACGAGCATTATTCCTATCTGTCGCTGACCGCCGTGCAGACCCTGTGCGAGCGCAATGGTCTGGAAGTGTTCGACGTCAGCCAACTGACCACCCATGGTGGTTCGCTGCGCGTATTCGTCCAGCGCAAGGACGGCCAGCGCCGTGCGGTTCAACCTGCGGTGCAGCAACAATTGCAAGCCGAACTGGATGCCGGGGTAAAAACCGCCGAGTACTACGCCACCCTCGCGCCTGCCGCTGAACGCATCAAGCATGAACTCTTGCGCTTCCTTTTGCAGGCCAAGGCCGACGGCAAACGTGTGGTCGGTTACGGCGCGGCGGCCAAGGGCAACACCTTGCTCAACTACGCCGGGGTCAAACCGGACCTGCTGGCCTGGGTGGCTGATGCCAATCCGCACAAGCAGGGCAAGTTTTTGCCGGGCAGCCGCATTCCGATTGTGGCGCCGGCGCAGATCGATCTCGAAAAACCGGACTACGTGCTGGTGTTGCCGTGGAACCTGCTGCACGAAGTCAGTCAGCAACTGGCGCAAGTGCGTCAGTGGGATGGCCGCTTCGTGATCGCCGTGCCTGAGTTGAGCGTGCTGTGAAGGTTCTGGTCACTGGCGCCACAGGGTTTGTCGGTCGGCATCTGGTCGCGGCGTTGCTTGCACGCGGCTGCAATGTTCGCGCCGTGGCGCGCAACGCAGAAACCGCGCAAGGCATGCCGTGGATCAACAACGTCGAGTTCATCGCCGCGGATATTCACGCCGCCGATCTCGATATCCACGCGTTGACCGATGGCATCGACGCGCTGGCGCATCTGGCCTGGCCGGGTTTGCCGAACTATCGGGCGCTGTTCCATTTCGAGCACAACCTGATGGCTGATTACCGCTTTATCAAAAGCGCGGTCGAGGCGGGCGTGCAGCAGGTGCTGGTGACTGGCACCTGTTTCGAATACGGCATGCAAAGCGGGCCACTCAGCGAAAGCACCGAGCCGCAGCCGAGCAATCCTTACGGTCTGGCCAAGCACACGCTACAGCTGTTTCTGCAAAATCTGCAGCAGGAACAACCGTTCACCTTGCAGTGGGCGCGCTTGTTCTATCTGCATGGCGAAGGTCAGAACCCCAACAGTCTGTTGGCGGCACTGGACCGGGCGATCGATGCCGGTGAGCCGTCGTTCAACATGTCGGCCGGTGAGCAGCTGCGCGATTTTCTGCCGATTGAGCGCGCTGCCGGTTACCTCGCCGCGATCCTGCAAAAAACCGACTTCAACGGCGTGATCAATTGCGCCAGCGGCCAACCGGTGTCCGTACGTGCGTTGGTCGAACAACGCCTGCGCGAACGCGACGTGTCGCTGCATCTGAACCTCGGCCACTACCCATACCCAACCCACGAACCCCTGGCGTTCTGGGCGGTGACCGAGCGTTTGCAACAGTTACTGGGAGAGCCGCAATGAAGCACGAGTTGTACCGGGTCACCGACCTGCCGGTGCTGCAGAACCGCACCTTTGCCGATGCCGCATCGGCACAGGCCTCGGCCAGTGCCGATATGCTGCTGGTGCAGGACGAGCGCAGCGGTTTGATCTTCAACGCCGCGTTCGACGCCGACAAACTCAGCTACGACGCCGATTACCAGAACGAACAGGCGCATTCCGGCCAGTTCCAGAAGCACTTGAGTGACGTCGAAGGCATCATCGCCAAGCACTTCAAGGGTCAGGAACTGATCGAAGTCGGCTGCGGCAAGGGCTACTTTCTTGAGTTGCTCAAGGGCCTCGGTTATGCGATCACCGGCATCGATCCGGCGTACGAAGGCGAAAACGCCGACGTGATCAAGGCGCCGTTTACCCGTGGCCTGGGACTGGCGGCTGATGCCATCGTGCTGCGCCATGTGCTGGAACATATTCAGGATCCGGTGAGCTTCCTCGCTGAAATTGCCAACGCCAATCAGGGCGGGCAAATCTACATCGAAGTGCCGTGCTTCGACTGGATTCTCGAGCACAAAGCCTGGTTCGATCTGTTCTACGAACACGTCAATTATTTCCGCCTCGATGACCTGCGGCGGATGTTCGGCACGGTGCACGAGGCTGGTCACCTGTTCGGTGGCCAATACCTGTACATCGTCGCCGACCTTGGGACATTGCGCCTGACCCCGGAGCAACCGGTGCCGCGCCTTGCGCTGCCTGACGGGTTCACCGCCAGCCTCGACCGTGCCGTGCAGATCATTCAGTCCGCCCCCGAGCAGGGTTCGGCGATCTGGGGCGCCTCGTCCAAAGGCGTGATCTATTCGCTGTTCCTGCAACGCGCCGGGGTGGCAGTGGATCGTGTGGTGGATATCAACCCGGCCAAGCAGGGGCGTTATCTGCCATTGAGCGGCGCACGGGTGTCCTCGCCACAAGAGGCGATGGACGCGCTGCCCGAGGGCGCCAACCTGTTTGTGATGAATTCCAATTACCTCGAAGAGATCAAGCGGATGACCGGTGGACGCTACGTCTATCACGCCGTCGACAGCGCTTCGTTTCAGTGACCCTTGAGATTATTAAAATGACCGACAACAGCATCAACCAAGCCTTCGAAGCCGAGTGCCGGGAACAGATTGCCCAGCAGGGTGACGACCAGAAACTCACCGGCCTGGCCCGCGATTTCTTCAATGAATCGGCCAAGCACAAATACAGCTACCACTTCTCGTGGATGGGCCGTCCGATCATCCAGCTGCCACAAGACATGATGGCCATGCAGGAGATCATCTGGCAGGTCAAACCGGATCTGGTCATCGAGTGCGGCATCGCCCACGGCGGTTCGATCATCTACTACGCCTCGTTGCTGGAACTGCAAGGCCACGGCGAAGTGCTGGGCATCGACCTCGACATTCGCCCGCACAACCGCGAAGCGATCGAAAGCCACCCGATGGCCAAGCGCATCAAGATGATCGAAGGTTCGAGCATCGACGCCGGCATTGCCGCCCAGGTGCAGGCTGCGGCCAAAGGCAAGAAAGTCATTCTGGTGCTCGACTCCAACCACACCCACGATCACGTCCTCGAAGAGCTGCGTCTGTACGCTCCACTGGTGTCGGTCGACAGCTACTGCGTGGTGATGGACACCGTGGTCGAAGACATGCCGGCCGATTTCTTCCCGGATCGCCCATGGGGCCCGGGCGACAACCCGAAAACCGCCGTGTGGAAATACCTCGAAGAGAACCAGGATTTCGAGATCGACCAGCAGTTGCAAAACAAGCTGCTGATCACCGTGGCGCCGGACGGCTATCTGCGTCGCGTCCGTTAATTCGCAACATCACCAAGCGTTGTTTCGGCGAGTCGCCGGTTGTGGAGAGAAGTTATGCAAGGCAAGTACAGTACTGAACTGGCGCTACCGCTCGAAGAGCTATTGACCGTCGTCCTGATTACTCACAATCGGCCGGCGTTTCTGCGCCGGGCGGTGAAGTATTACAGCAGCTTGCCCTGCAGGATCATGGTGCTCGATTCGACACTCGAACGACCTGAAGGCGACTTCTCCGCCGTCGATTACCACCATGTGCCGCAGTTCGCCTACTGGGGCATGCAGGCCAAACTGGCCTATGGTGTCGAGCATCTGACCACGCCGTACATGGTGCTGGCGGCCGACGACGACTTCATCCTGCATGATTCGCTGGCAGAGTCCGTTGGCTTCCTGCATGCCAACCCTGATTACGGTATGTGCCACGGCTACTGCCTGATGTACCTGTCATTGGCCCATGGCGTGAACTACTACCGCCGTGACAAGAAAGTCCAGGAAGACTATGCGTCCGAGCGGGCGCAGGATCGCGTCCTCGATTACATGAGCCAGTACATCCCGCCGTTCTACGCGGTAACCCGTACTGACCTGATGAAAAACTGGCATGCGGCGCTGCCGCCGGGGACCAATTTCCAGTGGCAGGAAATTGGCCACGTCTACTACCTGCTGGCCAGTGCCAAGGCGCGCATCCTGCCGATTCCGTACGTGGTGCGCGAGATCAACTACGGTGTCTCCGAGCACAATACCGATGTGTATCACTCGCTGACCTACGTCGACGCCAAATCGGTCGCCGAACGCGAGGCGTTTGCCGAGTTCCTCGTCTCGCTGCCTACCGCTATCGAAGGGCTGGATGCCGGGCAGGCCAAGGCCTTTGCCCTGGAGAGTTTCGAGGCAATGGCCGACAGCCTGAAGTCCGGGCGGGCGCTGACCGCCGAGCTGATTATCGAGTCGACCTGGAACCAGGAACTGAAGTCGCCGGATCGTCGTTTTGGCCCGCTGCAGTATGTCGAAATGCCGTTTTACAACCAGGCATTCTTTGAGCGTCTGGAGCAGTTCGAATTCATCTTGCACACGCTGCCGGCCGGTCGCATGCAACTCGAAGGGCTGGAAGGCGTGTGGGCCCGTCAGGCGCATCTGTTGCAGGCGCGCAACAACGACACGGCGGAAAGTGTGGTTGACCGGTTGTGGCAGGCCCATGATCTCAACGCCTTCAACCAGACTGTGGTCAAACGCCTGGCGGCGCAGCTGGACGTTGTCGGTGACGAAAGCGCCGCGCAAGCCATGCGCGAGTGGATCGCCCGTCTTGAAGCGCTGACGGTCGACGATCATCAGCCAGTCTTCGGCAAAATGAAGTCCGGTCGCCTGTTGCAGTGGCTGGCGGCTCGCACGCCGGCGATCGAACAACTCGAGTCGATTGGCCAACATCTGGCGACTGAAGGCGGTGGCCCGCAATTCGGCATTTTCCTGCTCGATCTGGACAACGACATCGACAAGTTGCAGGTGTCGCTCGACAGCCTGCTGGAAGGTCACTGCAAAGCGTTCAGGATTGTCGTGTTCACCACCGGCGAAGCACCGGCGGCGACGACGGCACAAAACACTCTGCACTTTGTCCGTGTTACCCAAAGCAACTTTGTCGACAAGCTCAACCAAAGCGCTCAGCAGTCGCCAAGCGATTGGTTACTGCTGGGAGAGGCGGGTGACCAGTTCACCGCCAGCGGCCTGTTGCGCGCCAGCCTGGAACTGATGTCGGCAGAGGGTGTGCGTGCCGTCGCCACCGACGAGATCCAGCGCAAGGACAATGGCGCGCTGGTTGACGTGTTCCGCCCCGGTTTCAATCTGGATCTGCTGCAAAGCGTGCCGGCACTGATGGCGCGCCATTGGTTGATCCGTCGCGAAGTGTTGCTCGACGCCGGCGGTTATCAGGCCGATTTCAGCAAGGCGCTGGAATTCGACCTGCTGCTGCGCATTATTGAGCAGGGTGGCCTCGATGGCCTCGCGCACCTCGACGAGCCGTTGCTGATCACTCAGGCGGCAGAGCTTGAAGAGAACGCCCACGAGCGTCAGGCATTGTTGCGTCATCTGGGTAATCGCGGCTACAAGGCCAAGGTCACGTCGACGGCGCCGGGCACCTGGCAGATCGATTACCGTCACACCGAACAGCCACTGGTTTCGATCATTGTGCCGGTCATCGATGATCTGCCAGTGCTGCGCCGCTGCCTGGAAGGCGTGTTGCTCAGAACCCGTTACAGTCGTTATGAAGTGTTGCTGGCGGCAAACGCCAATCAGTCGGCAGCGGTCAACGACTGGCTGGGCACGCTGCGCCACGCCAAAGTCAATGTGTTGCGTGCCGATCAGCCGCTGAGCGAAGTCGCGCTGTACAACGCTGCCAGCGAGCAGGCTCAGGGTGAGTATCTGGTACTGCTGGCCGCAGACAGTGAAGTCGTCAATCCGAACTGGATCGATTCGCTGCTCAACCACGCCCAGCGTCCGGAAGTGGGCATCGTCGGTGCGAAATTGGTCGACCGTGACGGCAACATCGCTCAGGCCGGTCTGATTCTTGGCCTCAACGATGGCGTGGGATCGGCCTTCATCGGTGATAAACACGCGGCAGCCGGCTACATGCATCGTCTGGCCGTCGAGCAGAATTACTCGGCCGTGTCGAAGGTCTGCCTGATGGTGCGCAAAGAACTGTTCAACGTCCTTGGCGGGCTGGACGAAGTGACCTTCGTCGAGGGTTATGCCGATGTCGATCTGTGCCTCAAGGCCGGTCAGGCCGGTTACCTCACCGTGTGGACGCCGTTGGTGCAGGTGCTGCATACCGGTGAGCTGCCGCAGGCGCCGCAAGCACTGGCGGCACTGCGTGAAAAATGGAGCGATGTCTTCGCGCAGGATCCGGCTTACAACGCCAACCTGGCGCTGGGCGGCAAAGGTTTCACCCTGGGTGAAAATGCCTCGATCAACTGGGCACAGTTGCTCGCTTAAGCGTGCCGGACAGGAATCAGCATATGTTCAACGGTAAATCGATTTTCATCTCCGGCGGCACCGGCTCGTTCGGGCGCAAATTCATCGCCCGTCTGCTGGAGCAATACCAGCCCAAGCGCGTGGTGGTGTTCTCCCGTGACGAGTTGAAGCAGTATGAAATGCAGCAGACGTTCAACGCGCCATGCATGCGTTACTTCATTGGTGATGTGCGTGACGCCGATCGCCTGCGTCAGGCCATGCGCGGCATCGACTACGTGGTGCATGCCGCGGCGTTGAAGCAAGTGCCGGCGGCGGAATACAACCCGACCGAATGCATCCGCACCAACGTCAACGGCGCGGAGAACATCATCGCCGCCGCCATCGACAACGGGGTGAAAAAAGTTGTCGCGCTGTCTACCGACAAGGCGGCCAGCCCGATCAATCTGTACGGCGCAACCAAGTTGCTTTCGGACAAATTGTTCGTCGCCGCCAACAATATTGCCGGCGAGCAGGAAACCCGTTTTGCCGTGGTGCGCTACGGCAACGTGGCTGGCTCGCGCGGTTCGGTGGTGCCGTTCTTCAGCAAGCTGATCGCCGACGGTGCTCAGGAGTTGCCGATCACCGACGAACGCATGACACGGTTCTGGATCACCCTCGACCACGGCGTGCAATTCGTCCTCGACAGCTTTGCGCGGATGCACGGCGGCGAAGTGTTCGTGCCGAAGATCCCGTCGATCCGCATCGTCGATCTGGCGCGCGGCATGGCTGAACATCTGCCGCACAAGCACGTCGGCATTCGACCCGGTGAAAAGCTGCATGAGTTGATGGTGCCACTGGACGATGCGCGGATGACCCTTGAGTTCGAAGATCACTACACGATCCAGCCGTCGATTCGCTTCACCAGTGTCGATGTCGATTTCGCCGTCGACAGACTCGGTGAGCAGGGGCGTGTCGTCAGCGAAGATTTCGAGTACCGCTCCGACACCAACCCGCATTTTCTCTCGGTCGGGCAGATCGCCGATCTGCACGCGAAGCTCTCGGTATGATTCCCTACGGTCGGCAAAGCCTCGATCAGGCAGACATCGACGCCGTCGTCGAAGTGCTGCAGTCGGACTGGCTGACCCAAGGGCCGAGCATCGAGCGTTTCGAGCAGGCAATGGCCGAGCGTTGCCAGGCTGACTTCGCCGTCGCGGTGTGCAACGCCACGGCGGCGCTGCACATTGCCTGTCTG from Pseudomonas tensinigenes harbors:
- the rfbG gene encoding CDP-glucose 4,6-dehydratase, with the translated sequence MEAMGLSADFWRGKRVLVTGHTGFKGSWLTLWLQSLGAQVSGFSLDPSTEPSLFELARVHEGINDQRGDLRDLGALLEVIADTEPEIVLHLAAQPLVREGYRDPLGTYSSNVMGTLNLLEAIRQVGCVRACVLVTTDKVYANKEWLWPYREDEALGGHDPYSSSKACCELLAQSYAASFFPADKYAEHGLALATARAGNVLGGGDFAPERLIPDVLKAWTADEPVTLRYPQAVRPWQHALEPLAGYLQLAAGLYEQGPEYAGAWNFGPGEADMCSVGEVVELLASRWPQARGLRIEKSELHEAGLLRLDSSRARQLLGWQPRWTLQACLTQTLDWHLAWQNGDDMRTVTLGQLNLYRGAL
- a CDS encoding dTDP-4-dehydrorhamnose 3,5-epimerase family protein; this encodes MSEFSLKALPLAGLFSVQHKRFEDQRGHFARLFCEGSLSAFGSEFHIRQINHSCTREKGSVRGLHYQNGNAPEAKLITCLRGEVWDVAVDLRPDSETFLHWHAEHLKAGDGRSLLIPSGFAHGFQTLTEDAELLYLHSADYAPEHEGGLSVNDPRLAIAWPLPVNNLSARDSSHPALDQHFAGVRL
- a CDS encoding class I SAM-dependent methyltransferase — protein: MNCRGCAAPLSLPLIDLGTSPPSNAYVHADRLEQAEQWVPLKVAVCQQCWLVQTEDYTSADSLFDAEYAYFSSFSSTWLAHAECYVAEMVERFGLTADSRVVEIAANDGYLLQYVAGRGIPCLGVEPTRSTAQAAREKGLEIRELFFGRDTAAQLKSDGWGADLMAANNVLAHVPDINDFLGGFATLLKPTGVATFEFPQLLTLMAGAQFDTLYHEHYSYLSLTAVQTLCERNGLEVFDVSQLTTHGGSLRVFVQRKDGQRRAVQPAVQQQLQAELDAGVKTAEYYATLAPAAERIKHELLRFLLQAKADGKRVVGYGAAAKGNTLLNYAGVKPDLLAWVADANPHKQGKFLPGSRIPIVAPAQIDLEKPDYVLVLPWNLLHEVSQQLAQVRQWDGRFVIAVPELSVL
- a CDS encoding NAD-dependent epimerase/dehydratase family protein codes for the protein MKVLVTGATGFVGRHLVAALLARGCNVRAVARNAETAQGMPWINNVEFIAADIHAADLDIHALTDGIDALAHLAWPGLPNYRALFHFEHNLMADYRFIKSAVEAGVQQVLVTGTCFEYGMQSGPLSESTEPQPSNPYGLAKHTLQLFLQNLQQEQPFTLQWARLFYLHGEGQNPNSLLAALDRAIDAGEPSFNMSAGEQLRDFLPIERAAGYLAAILQKTDFNGVINCASGQPVSVRALVEQRLRERDVSLHLNLGHYPYPTHEPLAFWAVTERLQQLLGEPQ
- a CDS encoding class I SAM-dependent methyltransferase, yielding MKHELYRVTDLPVLQNRTFADAASAQASASADMLLVQDERSGLIFNAAFDADKLSYDADYQNEQAHSGQFQKHLSDVEGIIAKHFKGQELIEVGCGKGYFLELLKGLGYAITGIDPAYEGENADVIKAPFTRGLGLAADAIVLRHVLEHIQDPVSFLAEIANANQGGQIYIEVPCFDWILEHKAWFDLFYEHVNYFRLDDLRRMFGTVHEAGHLFGGQYLYIVADLGTLRLTPEQPVPRLALPDGFTASLDRAVQIIQSAPEQGSAIWGASSKGVIYSLFLQRAGVAVDRVVDINPAKQGRYLPLSGARVSSPQEAMDALPEGANLFVMNSNYLEEIKRMTGGRYVYHAVDSASFQ
- a CDS encoding cephalosporin hydroxylase family protein; this translates as MTDNSINQAFEAECREQIAQQGDDQKLTGLARDFFNESAKHKYSYHFSWMGRPIIQLPQDMMAMQEIIWQVKPDLVIECGIAHGGSIIYYASLLELQGHGEVLGIDLDIRPHNREAIESHPMAKRIKMIEGSSIDAGIAAQVQAAAKGKKVILVLDSNHTHDHVLEELRLYAPLVSVDSYCVVMDTVVEDMPADFFPDRPWGPGDNPKTAVWKYLEENQDFEIDQQLQNKLLITVAPDGYLRRVR
- a CDS encoding glycosyltransferase family 2 protein, with product MQGKYSTELALPLEELLTVVLITHNRPAFLRRAVKYYSSLPCRIMVLDSTLERPEGDFSAVDYHHVPQFAYWGMQAKLAYGVEHLTTPYMVLAADDDFILHDSLAESVGFLHANPDYGMCHGYCLMYLSLAHGVNYYRRDKKVQEDYASERAQDRVLDYMSQYIPPFYAVTRTDLMKNWHAALPPGTNFQWQEIGHVYYLLASAKARILPIPYVVREINYGVSEHNTDVYHSLTYVDAKSVAEREAFAEFLVSLPTAIEGLDAGQAKAFALESFEAMADSLKSGRALTAELIIESTWNQELKSPDRRFGPLQYVEMPFYNQAFFERLEQFEFILHTLPAGRMQLEGLEGVWARQAHLLQARNNDTAESVVDRLWQAHDLNAFNQTVVKRLAAQLDVVGDESAAQAMREWIARLEALTVDDHQPVFGKMKSGRLLQWLAARTPAIEQLESIGQHLATEGGGPQFGIFLLDLDNDIDKLQVSLDSLLEGHCKAFRIVVFTTGEAPAATTAQNTLHFVRVTQSNFVDKLNQSAQQSPSDWLLLGEAGDQFTASGLLRASLELMSAEGVRAVATDEIQRKDNGALVDVFRPGFNLDLLQSVPALMARHWLIRREVLLDAGGYQADFSKALEFDLLLRIIEQGGLDGLAHLDEPLLITQAAELEENAHERQALLRHLGNRGYKAKVTSTAPGTWQIDYRHTEQPLVSIIVPVIDDLPVLRRCLEGVLLRTRYSRYEVLLAANANQSAAVNDWLGTLRHAKVNVLRADQPLSEVALYNAASEQAQGEYLVLLAADSEVVNPNWIDSLLNHAQRPEVGIVGAKLVDRDGNIAQAGLILGLNDGVGSAFIGDKHAAAGYMHRLAVEQNYSAVSKVCLMVRKELFNVLGGLDEVTFVEGYADVDLCLKAGQAGYLTVWTPLVQVLHTGELPQAPQALAALREKWSDVFAQDPAYNANLALGGKGFTLGENASINWAQLLA
- the pseB gene encoding UDP-N-acetylglucosamine 4,6-dehydratase (inverting) encodes the protein MFNGKSIFISGGTGSFGRKFIARLLEQYQPKRVVVFSRDELKQYEMQQTFNAPCMRYFIGDVRDADRLRQAMRGIDYVVHAAALKQVPAAEYNPTECIRTNVNGAENIIAAAIDNGVKKVVALSTDKAASPINLYGATKLLSDKLFVAANNIAGEQETRFAVVRYGNVAGSRGSVVPFFSKLIADGAQELPITDERMTRFWITLDHGVQFVLDSFARMHGGEVFVPKIPSIRIVDLARGMAEHLPHKHVGIRPGEKLHELMVPLDDARMTLEFEDHYTIQPSIRFTSVDVDFAVDRLGEQGRVVSEDFEYRSDTNPHFLSVGQIADLHAKLSV